The nucleotide sequence GCCTTAGATAAAGTTGTTCTGTATTCTGATGCTGCTGCAGTAGCAATCTCGGAATCATTGGCGATCTGGATAGAAGATCTGCCGGTTATCGGGTTGGTAACACAGGCTACAAGCCCTAATGCTCCCAAAACATAAGAAGAAATTTTAAAGATTTTCATCGTTTATTCTAAATTTAATTGTGTTTTACAACTTTTATTCCAAAAATTATTCTTTGTTAAGAAAAGCATCCCAACCCTGCGCTGTGAGCGGAATCAGCTGATTAGATCCTCTTGCTATCAGAAAATTATCTTTGTTTTCTGTGGCGTGACCAATGATTGTAAAATCCGGATGATTTCTTATTTTATCAAAGTCATTGGGGCTAATTGTAAAAAGCAATTCGTAATCTTCACCTCCGTTTAAAGCGGCCATTGCCGGATTAAGATTCAGTTCATCTGCAGTAGAAATAGTAACGCTGTCCATTGGAACTTTTTCTTCATACAAATGAAATCCTACACCAGATTGATCCGATAAATGAAGTATCTCTGATGCTAAACCGTCCGAAACATCAATCATAGAAGATGGTAAAATATCCAATTCTTCCAGTGTTTTTCTGATATCTGTCCTTGCTTCTGGTTTCAGCTGTCTTTCCAGAATGTAATCATAACCTTCCATTTCAGGCTGCATATTCGGATTAGCAAGATATACGGAATGTTCTCTTTCCAAAATCTGTAATCCCATATAAGCCCCGCCAAGATCCCCAGTTACAACCAAAAGATCATTGGGTTTTGCACCATTTCTCTTTGTAGTTTTATCTTCGTCTGCTAGACCAATAGCTGTTATACTTAATACCAAACCGGCATTGGAACTAGTTGTATCTCCGCCAATTAAGTCTACTTTATACCGATCACATGCTAAAGCAATACCCGAATAAATCTCTTCAAGTGCTTCTACAGGAAAACGGTTGGAAACCGCAACTGAAACCAGTATTTGAGTAGGAACAGCGTTCATTGCGGCAATATCACTCAGGTTTACTACAACAGCTTTATATCCTAAATGTTTTAGCGGGACGTATCCGAGATTGAAATGAACTCCTTCCGCAAGCATATCTGTGGAAATTACCACTTTTTTATTTCCTGGATCTATAACTGCAGCATCATCACCAACCGAAATTTTTGTAGAATCCTGTATAATCTGAAAATGTTGCGTTAGATGTTTTATTAACCCGAACTCTCCAAGTTTTGCTATCGGCGTTAGGTTTTGTGATTTATCTTCTAGCATTTAATAAATGATATTTGATTAATTATAAACGATTAAAAACAGTCGAAATCGCTCTCAATTACTATTAATATTTATTTAAAAATTTCAGAATCAATGTTTTCCGGACGGAAAGGTAGAGTCTTCAGGAATTCTTTTGAAATGATTTGTATATTCGCTGATTTGTATTCGTTCATTACTTCCATAATGTCTTCAGGCGGTGTTGTGGTTTTTCTGAGCATCATATCTATCCAGACACCCGTAGCTTCGGCTGTTGCACAATGTGTCCCGTCT is from Epilithonimonas vandammei and encodes:
- the thiL gene encoding thiamine-phosphate kinase, with the translated sequence MLEDKSQNLTPIAKLGEFGLIKHLTQHFQIIQDSTKISVGDDAAVIDPGNKKVVISTDMLAEGVHFNLGYVPLKHLGYKAVVVNLSDIAAMNAVPTQILVSVAVSNRFPVEALEEIYSGIALACDRYKVDLIGGDTTSSNAGLVLSITAIGLADEDKTTKRNGAKPNDLLVVTGDLGGAYMGLQILEREHSVYLANPNMQPEMEGYDYILERQLKPEARTDIRKTLEELDILPSSMIDVSDGLASEILHLSDQSGVGFHLYEEKVPMDSVTISTADELNLNPAMAALNGGEDYELLFTISPNDFDKIRNHPDFTIIGHATENKDNFLIARGSNQLIPLTAQGWDAFLNKE